In the genome of Candidatus Saccharimonadales bacterium, one region contains:
- the smpB gene encoding SsrA-binding protein SmpB, translating into MAKKDKDTGKITNRRARFDYELGDSLMVGIELTGAEAKALRLNHGQLRGAYVNVLNNELWLVNAQINSTSGVPVSHETRSRKLLAKRREIDSLVAARQAGNTIIPLEIITKGRFIKLKIAIGRGRKRYDKRQTIRKRQEEREAARGL; encoded by the coding sequence ATGGCCAAGAAAGATAAGGACACCGGCAAGATCACTAACCGCCGCGCCCGATTCGATTACGAACTGGGCGATTCTTTGATGGTCGGAATTGAACTTACCGGTGCCGAAGCTAAAGCTCTCCGCCTGAACCACGGGCAACTCCGCGGCGCTTACGTTAATGTTCTAAATAATGAGCTTTGGCTCGTGAATGCTCAGATCAACAGCACAAGTGGCGTACCGGTAAGCCACGAAACCCGCAGTCGTAAGCTTCTAGCCAAAAGGCGCGAGATAGACAGCTTGGTGGCGGCCCGGCAAGCCGGCAACACTATTATTCCGCTAGAAATAATTACCAAAGGTCGCTTTATTAAATTAAAGATTGCCATTGGCCGAGGCCGTAAGCGCTACGACAAGCGCCAGACTATTCGAAAGCGCCAAGAAGAACGCGAAGCTGCCAGAGGTTTATAA
- a CDS encoding exodeoxyribonuclease III, whose translation MRIYCWNVNGIRAVLRKGALQDFIAHEKPDILCMQETKISDDDIKGIDLELGKDNGGYHFYWNSASKRGYSGTAILSKIEPKQIICGFPDGFEKKYNFVDHKTADTANEGRVLTAEFENFWLVTVYTINAKDDLSRLPLKYKHWDPAFLAYVKQLEKTKPVVFCGDLNVAHTEDDLANPKPNVGKKGFTNEEREGFQKYIDAGFVDTFRMFKQGNGYYTWWSHFANARARNVGWRIDYFLASGALKDKIKAADIHPKYMGSDHCPISLDIEV comes from the coding sequence ATGAGGATTTATTGCTGGAATGTAAACGGCATCAGAGCCGTACTGCGGAAAGGCGCGTTGCAAGACTTTATCGCTCACGAAAAGCCCGACATCCTTTGTATGCAAGAAACCAAGATTTCTGACGACGATATCAAGGGCATTGACCTCGAGCTTGGCAAAGATAACGGCGGCTATCATTTTTACTGGAACTCGGCCAGCAAGCGCGGATATTCCGGCACGGCAATTTTATCCAAAATCGAACCTAAGCAAATTATCTGCGGCTTCCCGGATGGTTTTGAGAAAAAATATAACTTTGTCGATCACAAGACTGCCGATACTGCGAACGAGGGCAGGGTGCTAACCGCCGAATTTGAAAATTTTTGGCTGGTAACCGTCTATACCATCAACGCTAAAGACGATTTATCCCGCTTGCCGCTCAAATACAAACATTGGGATCCGGCGTTCCTAGCTTACGTAAAACAATTAGAAAAAACTAAGCCGGTAGTTTTTTGCGGTGACCTAAACGTGGCCCACACAGAGGACGATTTGGCCAATCCAAAGCCAAATGTTGGCAAAAAAGGTTTTACCAACGAAGAGCGCGAGGGCTTCCAAAAGTATATAGATGCCGGCTTTGTCGACACCTTCCGCATGTTCAAGCAAGGCAATGGCTATTACACCTGGTGGAGTCACTTTGCCAATGCCCGCGCCCGCAACGTTGGCTGGCGCATAGATTATTTTTTGGCCAGCGGCGCACTTAAAGATAAGATTAAAGCCGCCGACATCCACCCCAAATATATGGGCTCCGACCACTGCCCAATCAGCCTCGACATAGAAGTATAG
- a CDS encoding HAD family phosphatase yields MKKFAVFDIDGTLIRWQLYHSLADRLAHHGYINEASYETMREARMQWKRRTSDEAFPLYERRVVQAFDSALKSISPQQLDEVVNEVFAEYKDQAYTYSRNLIAKLKNEDYFLLAISGSPVEIVSKVAQYYGFDDWRGSTHFSKDGRFTGAKRVVSYHKDKTLIEMIKKHDLSYAVSIGVGDTRSDIAILEMVASPIAFNPDRYLYEYARMRAWDIVLERKNMVYELKYQDGKYQLAQAG; encoded by the coding sequence GTGAAGAAGTTTGCGGTTTTTGACATCGACGGCACGCTGATTCGCTGGCAGCTGTATCATTCGCTGGCCGATAGATTGGCCCATCACGGATACATCAACGAAGCTAGCTATGAAACAATGCGCGAAGCCCGCATGCAATGGAAGCGCCGCACAAGCGACGAAGCCTTTCCGCTGTATGAACGCAGAGTCGTGCAAGCTTTCGATAGCGCCCTAAAGTCTATTTCTCCTCAGCAGCTCGACGAAGTTGTGAACGAAGTTTTCGCAGAATATAAGGACCAGGCCTACACCTATTCCAGGAACCTTATCGCCAAACTCAAAAACGAAGATTATTTTTTGCTGGCCATCTCCGGCTCACCAGTTGAGATTGTTTCTAAAGTTGCGCAGTACTACGGCTTTGATGACTGGCGAGGCAGCACGCATTTCTCCAAAGATGGCCGCTTTACCGGCGCCAAACGCGTAGTTTCATACCACAAAGACAAAACACTTATTGAGATGATTAAAAAGCACGATTTATCATACGCCGTCAGCATTGGCGTGGGCGACACCAGGAGCGACATTGCCATACTAGAGATGGTCGCCAGCCCAATAGCCTTTAACCCAGACCGCTATTTATATGAATACGCTCGCATGCGGGCATGGGATATTGTGCTGGAACGCAAGAATATGGTTTATGAGTTAAAGTATCAAGATGGAAAATACCAACTGGCGCAAGCAGGCTAA
- a CDS encoding sortase, translating into MADEDEQKHNDQFDAALPLPINHSQKPQAASSSGGSDATADLIRKKIEAAYAKEPSAQAEEEELEKTASKKLSKHQRFILDLTSSGKPLHEVQIAWHEYYAALPDNQKHEVWEEFYKTHAETSHYQAITHTHKDQKSHAATEEKRSLPPTTTASRSIQNFRNSLKTPEQRAVGVKKQSPLHSILFGLAIGCIVLVIFLFSFFNERFITPFIQPSRDVSATPLIIGTQAVGQSPQLIIPKINVQIPIIYATDNSDNTIENDLESGVVHYADTAMPGQDGNLVIFGHSSNNIFNPGKYKFAFVLLSRLENGDTFYVDNGGKRYTYEVFGKKIVPPSDVNVLGPVANKTATATLITCDPPGTSLNRLVVSADQIDPNPTSNIAASADTGKAAQNAKAIAGNGPTLWQRLWHAIWD; encoded by the coding sequence ATGGCTGACGAAGATGAACAAAAGCATAACGACCAATTTGACGCAGCGCTACCGCTGCCTATAAACCATAGCCAAAAACCACAAGCAGCAAGCAGTAGCGGCGGCTCCGATGCTACGGCTGACTTGATTCGCAAAAAGATCGAGGCTGCCTACGCTAAAGAGCCAAGCGCCCAAGCGGAAGAAGAAGAACTAGAAAAAACAGCCAGCAAAAAACTCTCTAAGCACCAAAGGTTTATATTAGACCTCACTAGCTCCGGCAAACCTTTGCACGAAGTGCAGATAGCCTGGCACGAATATTACGCTGCGCTGCCAGATAACCAAAAACACGAGGTATGGGAAGAGTTCTATAAGACCCATGCCGAAACATCACATTATCAGGCAATCACCCACACTCATAAAGATCAAAAATCGCATGCCGCGACCGAAGAAAAAAGGTCGCTACCGCCAACTACTACCGCAAGCCGATCAATACAAAACTTCCGTAACTCACTAAAAACGCCAGAACAGCGGGCTGTGGGAGTCAAAAAACAAAGTCCGCTGCACTCAATTCTATTTGGATTGGCCATAGGTTGCATAGTGCTGGTGATCTTTCTCTTCAGCTTCTTTAACGAGCGCTTCATCACTCCTTTTATTCAGCCTAGCCGCGACGTTAGCGCTACGCCGCTAATCATTGGCACTCAAGCCGTTGGACAGTCTCCGCAGTTAATAATTCCAAAAATAAACGTGCAGATTCCAATCATTTACGCCACCGATAACAGCGATAATACGATTGAGAATGACCTAGAAAGCGGTGTGGTGCATTACGCCGATACGGCCATGCCGGGCCAAGACGGCAACTTAGTTATTTTTGGCCACTCGTCAAATAACATTTTTAACCCCGGAAAATACAAGTTTGCTTTTGTGTTGCTGTCTAGGCTAGAGAATGGCGATACATTTTATGTCGATAATGGCGGCAAGCGCTACACTTACGAGGTTTTTGGCAAGAAGATTGTACCGCCGAGCGACGTCAATGTGCTGGGACCAGTAGCAAACAAGACGGCTACTGCCACTCTGATTACTTGCGATCCGCCAGGCACCAGCCTCAACCGTCTGGTAGTTAGCGCAGATCAAATCGACCCTAATCCCACCTCGAACATAGCCGCTTCGGCAGATACCGGAAAAGCCGCGCAAAACGCCAAAGCTATAGCCGGCAACGGACCAACACTGTGGCAAAGGCTCTGGCACGCCATCTGGGATTAA
- a CDS encoding PEGA domain-containing protein: MAIAIGLATVILAYGANGYGINKKGQIIQNGLLFVDSKPGGAEIYLNGKNWNATTSARLVIPAGDYTLTLKKSGYRDWQRSFTLQESSIDRFVYPFLYPVKFRTTTLTNYATQPALITESPSQRWLLIQRPDSDSKQVTFDQLDLNALSKTESQTPTQVSIPEGLLSGDDGARANLSVVEWSTDNNNVLLKHTYSGGSEYIVFNRNKPEQSFNVNKIFNIVPDEVALFNKKVDQLYVYSQANQTVQLGDVSKGTLATPMLKKVLAFKPYGTDLMTYITDQNMPSGEVQARIWNNGKTYPLYTLTAGSTYLIDAAQYSGHWYYIAGSDTDKRVNIYEDPLSDINNKSIGKAIPTLALNVLGATKVGFSNNARFVEVENGQSFGVFDIETKDNYQYRLDAPLAGPMTWMDGHRLIGESDGKVYVTDYDSTNQQPLVPTTDPSGALFSSDYNHMITLQAKSDGTLNLVNVDMRAGNDLPKQ; the protein is encoded by the coding sequence GTGGCTATCGCCATAGGCCTGGCTACCGTGATTTTGGCTTACGGAGCTAACGGCTATGGCATAAATAAGAAAGGCCAGATCATCCAAAACGGCCTGCTGTTTGTGGATTCTAAACCGGGTGGCGCGGAAATTTACCTAAACGGCAAAAATTGGAATGCTACCACTTCTGCCAGGCTGGTAATCCCGGCCGGCGACTATACTCTAACCCTCAAAAAATCTGGTTACCGCGATTGGCAGCGCAGCTTTACGCTTCAAGAAAGCAGCATCGACCGCTTTGTTTACCCCTTCTTATATCCAGTGAAGTTTCGCACCACAACTCTAACTAACTATGCGACGCAACCCGCCTTAATAACCGAGAGTCCCAGCCAGCGTTGGCTCTTGATCCAGCGACCTGATAGCGACTCAAAACAGGTTACCTTTGACCAGCTTGACTTAAACGCTCTGTCAAAAACCGAAAGCCAAACTCCAACCCAAGTTAGTATTCCCGAGGGGTTGCTATCCGGAGATGATGGCGCCAGGGCCAATTTAAGCGTTGTTGAATGGTCTACTGACAACAATAACGTCTTACTCAAGCACACTTATAGCGGTGGCAGCGAATATATCGTCTTTAACCGCAACAAGCCCGAGCAATCATTTAACGTAAACAAAATCTTTAATATTGTTCCCGACGAGGTTGCTTTGTTTAATAAGAAAGTCGACCAGCTATATGTTTATAGCCAAGCCAACCAAACTGTGCAGCTCGGCGATGTGAGTAAGGGCACGCTGGCCACCCCAATGCTCAAAAAAGTTCTGGCCTTTAAACCTTATGGCACAGATCTTATGACCTACATCACCGACCAAAATATGCCAAGCGGCGAAGTTCAGGCTAGGATTTGGAATAACGGCAAGACTTACCCGCTCTATACCCTTACTGCCGGCAGCACTTATTTAATTGATGCAGCGCAGTATTCCGGCCACTGGTACTACATCGCCGGCAGTGATACCGACAAAAGAGTAAATATATATGAGGATCCTTTGAGCGACATTAATAACAAAAGCATCGGCAAGGCTATCCCTACCCTGGCCCTTAACGTGTTGGGCGCTACAAAAGTTGGCTTTTCTAATAACGCTCGTTTTGTAGAAGTTGAAAACGGCCAAAGCTTTGGAGTATTCGACATAGAAACCAAAGACAATTATCAGTATCGTCTGGATGCTCCGCTGGCTGGTCCTATGACTTGGATGGATGGCCATCGGCTGATTGGCGAGTCTGACGGCAAAGTTTATGTTACGGATTACGACTCTACCAACCAGCAGCCATTAGTGCCTACTACCGATCCCAGCGGCGCACTGTTCAGCAGCGACTATAACCATATGATAACTTTGCAAGCCAAAAGCGACGGCACGCTTAATTTGGTGAATGTTGATATGCGTGCCGGCAACGATTTGCCTAAGCAATAA
- a CDS encoding DUF4367 domain-containing protein, producing the protein MSRAASIIEINGTRYDANSGNVVGAVKKVATQVKGQSKVIDGFVRKSGSAITKAPAAVVKAPAAVIPKRTPAEPRQAKLAHQVHNRTQRSNALMRNIVSKPKAQIAEVRQGLIKPSVSKAVGQEQERRARAVAIPKHSRVDRFGVLKTAETKPRHEITAKARPVVQMSQAVSAPAVAKPLPSMVVSASHQKLERLLDEALIRADAHKAMERKRSRNPLNHITRLPRWLVVSILLIIVIAIVGFFAWRDIPQVALKVAGEQAHVSASLPDYAPTGFSIAGPASHQGNTVVIKYQSGGYSYDITQKSSGWDSTSLAANVITPGLQVQTSQVQGTTVYIYGKQNNATWVNNGVWYTLKNNASLTSDQIMRIVQSM; encoded by the coding sequence GTGAGCAGGGCAGCCAGCATCATCGAAATTAACGGCACTCGCTATGACGCCAACAGCGGCAACGTAGTCGGAGCTGTTAAGAAAGTTGCCACCCAAGTTAAAGGTCAATCAAAGGTAATAGACGGTTTTGTGCGTAAATCCGGCTCCGCTATCACTAAGGCCCCAGCAGCAGTTGTAAAGGCCCCAGCCGCTGTAATACCAAAGAGGACACCAGCTGAACCGCGGCAAGCAAAGCTAGCTCATCAGGTCCACAATCGAACACAACGTTCAAATGCCTTAATGCGCAACATTGTGAGTAAGCCCAAAGCCCAGATTGCCGAAGTCAGACAGGGGCTTATAAAGCCATCTGTTTCTAAGGCCGTTGGCCAAGAACAAGAGCGTCGAGCTCGCGCAGTTGCTATTCCAAAGCATTCGAGAGTTGACCGTTTCGGCGTTCTAAAAACCGCCGAGACAAAGCCTCGCCACGAAATCACAGCCAAAGCTCGTCCGGTTGTGCAAATGAGCCAAGCTGTTAGTGCGCCGGCTGTCGCTAAGCCTTTGCCAAGCATGGTAGTCAGCGCTTCTCATCAAAAACTTGAAAGACTATTAGACGAGGCGCTTATTCGTGCCGATGCTCACAAAGCTATGGAACGCAAGCGATCACGCAATCCACTTAACCACATTACCAGGTTGCCGCGCTGGCTAGTTGTTTCTATTTTGCTCATTATCGTCATAGCTATTGTTGGATTTTTTGCGTGGCGCGACATACCTCAAGTAGCCTTAAAGGTAGCCGGCGAACAAGCTCACGTTAGCGCCAGCCTGCCTGATTATGCGCCGACTGGTTTTTCGATAGCCGGACCAGCTTCGCACCAAGGCAACACGGTGGTTATTAAATATCAAAGCGGCGGTTATTCTTACGACATAACCCAAAAAAGCTCCGGCTGGGATAGCACATCCTTAGCCGCCAACGTTATAACTCCTGGCCTGCAAGTACAAACCAGTCAAGTACAAGGTACAACCGTTTATATCTACGGCAAGCAGAACAATGCTACTTGGGTCAATAACGGTGTTTGGTACACGCTCAAAAACAATGCCAGCTTAACGTCTGACCAGATTATGCGCATTGTGCAATCAATGTAG